The genomic stretch CGTTGTCCATCGAGCCGCCGCTGCAGTTGATGGCGGTAAAGTAGCCATCGGTGATGCGGTTCTGGGCGAGCACCGAGCGCGCGGCCATTTCGACGATAAGCGCCACCGACCCGGGGAACACCCGGCCGTAGCCCGAGATGTCGTTGTCGGTCACCCGGAGCTGCGTGAGGCGCCCTCGCTCGTTCTCCTCGGGGGTTTTCTCCCGCCAGGTGCCGACGGCCTTGATGGCGCCGCTGCCCAGGTCGCGAAAGCGGTTGCCGCTAAGCTCCACGTCCGAGTTCCCGTACGCGATGTCAATGCCGCATTCGCCCAGACTCTCGAAGACGCAATCCCGCACGGCGACCTGCCGGGTGCCGGAAAAAATGAGCAGGCTGGGTCCGTAGTTGCCCCACCAATTCCCGGTGCCGCGATGCGCCTGATGGTCGATTTCGGAATGGCGGAAGGAGATCCCTTCGATGGTGAGGCCCGTAAGGTAGACGCCTTTGCGCCAGTCCCCCTGAAAACTGAAGTAATTGGTGAGGCGGGGTGCCCAAGCCTCGAGGGAAGCGGCGCTCTCTCCGGGGAGAGGGATGTAGTAGAGCCTGCCGGCCGGGCGGTCGAGGTACCACTGGCCCGGCTCGCGCAGCTCCTCGAACACATTATCCATGAAGTAGGAGGCGCCGAGGTACCAGGTCTGGTGGGGGTACGGAGTCTCCTGCTTGATCCAATCCGCCACGCCGTGTGAGGGGTGGGAATGCACCAGGGGCATGAACGTGCCCCACGTGAAATATGCCGTGCGGGACGCCAGATCGACGTTGGTGAGCGGGAGCCATGCGTGCTGCCAATAGTGCAGCACCATGGCATTCACGTCGCCCTGGTTCGTCCAGGCCCGGATATCGCCCTCGCGGAACACGAAGCGATTCTTGAAGGCGGTGGAGAGGATGCGGCCCTCCTCGTTGGAGGGAATCAGTCTCTCCACCCGGCTGTAGCCCTCGCGCGGGAGACGTGGCCGCTGCGCCCGGCGCCCGTTGACGAACAGTTGTCGGAAATACCAGGCACCGCTGCGCACCTCGGGCCGCTCGGTCATCAGGCACGGGGCCCCGGTGGTGGGCACCTTACCCGCGACCCAACCCCCGAGCCGGCGGGCTCCCGTGACCACGGGTTTTGCCCCGGGCGCCGCCTTGATCGAAAGAGGCCACGCGTTGGTGAGCGTGA from Lentisphaerota bacterium encodes the following:
- a CDS encoding right-handed parallel beta-helix repeat-containing protein, whose protein sequence is MKPTLTLLTALLLAPLAALHATTWYVSPGGSDTNSGLTAELPLRSIPHAIALSTRSLGPGPLAKPATVILMDGIHVLDEPVTLTLTNAWPLSIKAAPGAKPVVTGARRLGGWVAGKVPTTGAPCLMTERPEVRSGAWYFRQLFVNGRRAQRPRLPREGYSRVERLIPSNEEGRILSTAFKNRFVFREGDIRAWTNQGDVNAMVLHYWQHAWLPLTNVDLASRTAYFTWGTFMPLVHSHPSHGVADWIKQETPYPHQTWYLGASYFMDNVFEELREPGQWYLDRPAGRLYYIPLPGESAASLEAWAPRLTNYFSFQGDWRKGVYLTGLTIEGISFRHSEIDHQAHRGTGNWWGNYGPSLLIFSGTRQVAVRDCVFESLGECGIDIAYGNSDVELSGNRFRDLGSGAIKAVGTWREKTPEENERGRLTQLRVTDNDISGYGRVFPGSVALIVEMAARSVLAQNRITDGYFTAINCSGGSMDN